The following are encoded in a window of Podospora pseudoanserina strain CBS 124.78 chromosome 6, whole genome shotgun sequence genomic DNA:
- a CDS encoding hypothetical protein (EggNog:ENOG503P7B8), translating to MAFMLTNSPYLLSQISLASFVPHLTQPHQDAKRPYHPVPESAFTIQPDALFSAELDASSKTFLDVLATKFASFSVSYSKSTVLRILADTGKIYSLNKPDELFQSIVFGPETGGEMQRWLENCRVRRLSPQFITGFRTFENATVEREEGGSGVGVQGGVAMPVGAVGGDLLGLTDVEVKGGREVRKGVRTTVRNEGERIYAIAYRKVKIREFWGGSARPELGVSNRWKAVVEGVGGRRGEEEEGEREVYLGAGLAEGTGQGAEALFEAKSVDGERVVFGWACESDVSSDEDDSDS from the coding sequence ATGGCCTTCATGCTCACAAACTCCCcctacctcctctcccaaatctccctcgccagctTCGTCCCCCacctcacccaaccccaccaagaCGCCAAGCGACCCTACCACCCCGTCCCCGAATCCGCCTTCACGATCCAACCCGACGCGCTCTTCTCCGCCGAGCTCGACGCCAGCTCCAAAACCTTCCTCGACGTCCTCGCCACCAAGTTCGCGTCCTTTTCTGTGTCGTACAGCAAGTCGACTGTTCTCCGCATCCTGGCCGACACGGGCAAGATCTACTCCCTCAACAAACCGGACGAGCTCTTCCAGTCCATCGTTTTTGGTCCCGAGACCGGGGGGGAGATGCAGCGGTGGTTGGAGAACTGCCGGGTGAGGCGGTTGTCGCCGCAGTTCATAACTGGTTTCAGGACGTTTGAGAATGCTACtgttgagagggaggagggggggtcgggggttggggttcaGGGGGGGGTTGCGATGCCGGTTGGGGCTGTCGGGGGAGATTTGCTTGGGTTGACGGATGTTGAGGtcaagggggggagggaggtgaggaaaGGGGTGAGGACTACGGTGAGGAatgagggggagaggatatATGCTATTGCTTATCGGAAGGTGAAGATTAGggagttttggggggggagcgCGAGGCCGGAGTTGGGGGTTAGTAATCGGTGGAAGGcagttgttgagggggttggtgggaggcggggtgaggaggaggagggagagagggaggtgtACCTTGGGGCTGGGCTGGCGGAGGGTACGGGGCAGGGGGCTGAGGCGCTTTTTGAGGCGAAGAgtgtggatggggagagggttgtttttgggtgGGCTTGTGAGTCTGATGTGTCgtcggatgaggatgatAGTGATTCTTGA
- the ALG9 gene encoding mannosyltransferase (CAZy:GT22; EggNog:ENOG503NV47; COG:G; BUSCO:EOG09261FM4) translates to MAPKAKPAAPKPAPSQEKREFVHPSAKHARKQAIKDAFAIQPISAFYFFLAANAVAALFSPIQDCDETFNYWEPTHYLSHGYGLQTWEYSPEFSIRSWFYIAIHAIVANIRRLLPHSNKVAEFYFLRYAFAVGCAFCQTLMWRSICLALSPRVGIFFIIATIFSPGNFHASTAYLPSSFAMYMSCLGAAAFMNWRGGIKTAMGMFWFAVGGVLGWPFAAALCAPFVAEEIFFAAVSDQDRMFESALRVFRGVMAGVLLIGLDASINTFFYRRFELVSWNIIKYNIFSETGGPDLYGTEPWTFYFKNLLLNFNIWFILALVSLPLFLLQKLFMRSTGETFQSGLRTFVFLTPFYMWLGIFTLQPHKEERFMYPVYPFLALNAALAFHSFLTFFGNASPRTLVGKIPAKLKLAVVSLGLVASAIVGLARIGGMYTAYHAPLSLYDPLFEVGGRGDTVCFGKDWYRFPTSYFLPKDMHAKFVRSEFRGLLPGEFSEATTGFGFFGGTWLPTIGLNNKNEEDMGKYVDLRMCVFMVDTQFPERGDVELPPNEPDYAKNVDRWEEVKCLPFLDAESTPFLARAVWVPDWEIIPEGFRRKWGRHCLLKQRR, encoded by the exons ATGGCTCCCAAAGCCAAACCAGCAGCTCCCAAGCCTGCCCCCAGccaggagaagagagaatTCGTACATCCATCAGCAAAACACGCCAGGAAACA GGCTATCAAAGATGCCTTCGCGATCCAACCCATCTCTGCCTTCTACTTCTTCCTAGCCGCCAATGCCGTAGCAGCTCTCTTCTCCCCGATCCAAGATTGCGACGAGACGTTCAACTACTGGGAACCTACCCACTACCTCAGCCATGGCTATGGTCTTCAGACCTGGGAATACTCCCCCGAGTTCAGCATCAGGAGCTGGTTCTACATTGCTATCCACGCCATTGTTGCCAATATTCGCCGTCTATTGCCTCACTCTAACAAGGTGGCCGAGTTCTACTTCCTCCGCTATGCATTCGCCGTGGGGTGCGCATTCTGTCAGACCTTGATGTGGCGCTCCATCTGCCTGGCCCTGAGCCCCCGTGTTGGAATCTTCTTCATAATAGCCACCATCTTTAGCCCCGGAAATTTCCACGCGAGCACGGCCTATCTTCCCTCGAGCTTTGCCATGTACATGTCCTGTCTTGGCGCGGCCGCCTTCATGAACTGGCGCGGTGGGATCAAGACAGCGATGGGCATGTTCTGGTTCGCCGTAGGAGGCGTTCTTGGCTGGCCGTTTGCCGCGGCTCTTTGCGCGCCATTCGTTGCGGAGGAGATCTtctttgctgctgtcagTGACCAGGATCGCATGTTTGAGTCTGCGCTTCGTGTTTTTCGTGGTGTTATGGCCGGAGTTCTTCTAATT GGCCTTGACGCTTCCATCAACACCTTTTTCTACAGAAGGTTTGAACTTGTCTCTTGGAACATCATCAAGTACAACATCTTCTCCGAGACCGGCGGCCCCGACCTCTACGGCACTGAGCCCTGGACCTTTTACTTCAAGAACCTGCtgctcaacttcaacatctGGTTCATCCTTGCGCTGGTTTCTCTACCGCTGTTCCTCTTGCAGAAGCTCTTCATGCGCTCAACAGGAGAGACTTTCCAGTCTGGGCTTCGTACCTTTGTCTTTTTGACGCCCTTTTACATGTGGCTGGGCATCTTTACCCTTCAGCCCCACAAGGAAGAGCGCTTCATGTACCCTGTATACCCTTTCCTGGCTCTCAACGCTGCCCTGGCCTTCCACAGTTTCCTCACCTTCTTTGGTAACGCAAGCCCCAGGACGCTCGTGGGAAAGATCCCTGCCAAGCTCAAACTGGCTGTGGTCAGCCTTGGGCTCGTGGCGTCAGCTATTGTCGGTCTTGCCCGCATTGGTGGCATGTACACTGCCTACCACGCCCCATTGTCCCTCTACGATCCGCTCTTTGAGGTCGGCGGACGGGGCGACACAGTCTGCTTTGGCAAGGATTGGTACCGCTTCCCTACTTCGTATTTCCTCCCCAAGGATATGCACGCCAAATTTGTCCGTTCCGAGTTCCGTGGCTTGCTTCCTGGAGAGTTTAGCGAGGCCACGACTGGGTTTGGCTTCTTTGGCGGGACTTGGCTGCCTACCATCGGGTTGAACAACAAGAACGAGGAGGACATGGGCAAGTATGTCGACTTGAGGATGTGTGTTTTCATGGTGGATACGCAGTTCccggagaggggggatgtggagCTTCCGCCAAATGAACCGGACTATGCGAAGAATGTGGAtcggtgggaggaggtcaagTGTCTTCCTTTCTTGGATGCGGAGAGCACACcgtttttggcgagggcggttTGGGTGCCTGATTGGGAGATTATTCCTGAAGGGTTTAGGAGGAAGTGGGGGAGGCATTGTTTGCTGAAGCAGAGGAGGTAA
- a CDS encoding hypothetical protein (BUSCO:EOG09263G4R; COG:S; EggNog:ENOG503NY8R) → MEGSSMQIPGLNLGQGQAEEKPASEVTQNTPGVSEKQQENLSPVVEASARPDEGMDLDVQEPVITNQTETSTKKVVSVDAQMKATDLDVPGSPDVTDALEAALAAENDVKDMVAKAQESVTAPATVTTTESNVNVKDTVMATTQETDITETIRNTTNETPVQDGEQEEGEHPEWEIDSSPYESSSSDSSDDDSDDEDYPILGVEETARMLMALEHDGDVNGSRGVREPIRSKNEKPEEVIPKPDVQILPEDKIELLGQIQFIVETNLVIQSCKSAAEQVLDTGTVLCKEDRTVIGALADVLGNVRDPKYTVGFPNEEEIKELGLEVGMPIFFSTRHANSVFTKPLMQAKYTDASNVHDEELAPEEMEFSDDEKEQEYKRNNKLQKRTNREKKLGIEPGTGRGGGRGGKCGGRGGGSGWGAQHAPSPSVATTATLDYDDDDGPYRPLARPPGFGLPPRPPSPARDQLNFNQHGGFDNRGRDDNRGHDGFRDRGNSRGRGGFRGNFRGRDNEGGARGFGHGRHSSVSTDVSTATSATLPAFSASGSPSPYSLHVRPPFPPVPAPTQGAWPGMPAIPFPPPPHSYSAAQQAPCPPIPGQPQPPTGGFTFNYPAWPQAQTQAQGQGYGYAPAAPSPTPPQQQTGYTQPPNWAGAAAILHNLAQGAYGQQAQQQAQQQAPQQAQQQAQQSYQGQSAYHPQQGYQGQAGHQAQQNGGQQQAQTQAQQQAPQQQQNQYWQH, encoded by the exons ATGGAAGGGTCCTCTATGCAGATCCCCGGcctcaatcttggccagGGGCAAGCTGAGGAGAAGCCAGCCAGTGAGGTGACGCAAAACACTCCTGGCGTT TCGGAAAAGCAGCAGGAGAATCTATCTCCAGTGGTTGAGGCCTCTGCTCGCCCGGATGAGGGCATGGATCTCGATGTCCAAGAACctgtcatcaccaaccaaacagAAACCAGCACAAAAAAAGTGGTGTCTGTTGATGCTCAAATGAAGGCCACAGATCTTGATGTCCCAGGCAGCCCAGACGTTACTGACGCGCTTGAGGCTGCTCTTGCCGCCGAGAATGATGTCAAAGACATGGTGGCTAAAGCCCAGGAGTCTGTTACTGCTCCAGCGACTGTCACTACAACGGAGAGCAATGTCAATGTCAAGGACACAGTCATGGCTACAACACAGGAGACTGATATTACAGAGACCATCAGAAATACGACAAACGAGACTCCCGTCCAAGATggagagcaagaggagggCGAGCACCCAGAGTGGGAGATCGACTCTTCACCCTATGAGTCCTCAAGCTCCGATTCTTCAGATGATGACTCAGATGATGAAGACTATCCAATTCTCGGCGTCGAGGAAACCGCCCGGATGTTGATGGCTCTCGAgcatgatggtgatgtgaaCGGGTCTCGAGGCGTTAGGGAGCCAATCCGATCCAAAAACGAGAAGCCTGAAGAGGTGATCCCCAAGCCTGATGTTCAAATTCTCCCCGAGGATAAGATTGAGCTTTTGGGTCAGATTCAGTTCATTGTCGAGACCAATCTTGTCATCCAATCCTGCAAGTCCGCTGCAGAGCAGGTTCTAGACACCGGCACTGTACTGTGCAAGGAAGACCGCACCGTCATTGGTGCCCTGGCTGATGTGTTAGGCAACGTCAGAGATCCCAAGTATACGGTGGGCTTCCCTAACGAAGAGGAGATCAAAGAGCTTGGGCTGGAAGTTGGAatgcccatcttcttctcaacgAGGCATGCCAACTCTGTTTTCACCAAGCCGCTTATGCAAGCGAAGTACACGGATGCGAGCAACGTGCACGATGAAGAGCTTGCTCCCGAAGAGATGGAGTTCTCCGACGACGAGAAGGAACAAGAGTACAAGCGGAACAATAAGCTGCAGAAGCGAACGAACCGCGAGAAAAAGCTCGGGATTGAACCAGGAACTGGTCGCGGTGGCGGTCGCGGCGGAAAGTGTGGTGGTCGAGGCGGAGGTTCAGGCTGGGGCGCCCAACATGCTCCTAGCCCCTCCGTTGCGACAACAGCTACGCTCGATtatgatgacgacgatgggCCTTACCGTCCATTGGCCAGACCCCCTGGATTTGGTTTACCTCCCAGGCCCCCGAGTCCGGCTCGCGACCAGCTGAACTTCAATCAGCATGGTGGTTTCGACAATCGAGGCCGTGACGATAACCGTGGTCATGATGGCTTCCGTGATCGAGGAAACAGCCGTGGCAGGGGCGGCTTCAGAGGCAATTTCCGCGGTCGCGACAACGAAGGGGGTGCTCGCGGCTTTGGTCATGGGAGACATTCGTCTGTCTCGACTGATGTCTCCACCGCAACATCCGCAACTCTGCCAGCTTTCTCCGCCAGCGGCAGCCCTTCTCCCTACAGCTTACATGTCCGCCCTCCATTCCCACCCGTTCCAGCTCCTACCCAAGGCGCCTGGCCCGGCATGCCAGCTattcctttcccccctccgccgcacAGTTATTCAGCTGCTCAGCAGGCACCGTGTCCACCCATTCCCGGACAGCCGCAGCCTCCTACGGGTGGGTTCACGTTTAACTATCCCGCCTGGCCGCAGGCTCAAACCCAGGCCCAGGGGCAGGGGTACGGTTATGCTCCAGCGgctccatccccaacccctccccaacagcagACTGGGTACACTCAGCCGCCGAACTGGGCCGGCGCAGCCGCGATTCTTCATAATTTGGCCCAGGGTGCCTACGGGCAGCAGGCTCAGCAACAGGCTCAGCAACAGGCTCCGCAGCAGGCTCAACAGCAGGCTCAACAGAGCTATCAAGGTCAGTCTGCTTATCATCCCCAGCAGGGCTACCAAGGTCAAGCTGGTCACCAGGCCCAGCAGAATGGAGGTCAGCAGCAGGCTCAGACGCAagctcagcagcaagctccgcaacagcaacagaaTCAGTACTGGCAGCATTAG
- a CDS encoding hypothetical protein (EggNog:ENOG503Q4V0; COG:U) codes for MRWGRGRRNKQRELVELDDPEVVWMKRNIIEWFYRDTSRSEENREKGWENRKTAQCSDDPKKGGQGEAQQTATPTMTARERMRNDVVEVEAVIAAAPATRTAEEKPLKTPHIELRGLEGRQEAILPDQIDPVTNAPNDRIIIDNSPVTSTLVAPSVTPEVSTSRGTPSSRPTQDTNTNTGNADEGVSVAVKAGIAMGVLAGVLVLFVVVWLIMSMRKKKQARRRQQIEDDEKIHGPFSDSAAISRSPPAAAAPSAAPRLSLRPVSQLWQNLAPSGHPERRASRGIQLTVNPAGPSHSPTNSLSPLNRPNQGGSAWERHRMQSTTPTGDNRPGTQGSVYSLNPFHDSHSTRNYNNEPVSPVSTLAPEFPAVPSKNRSPTPEPVSPIDQDTDLPDFGAGSKPLTRKTSINHHNKGLPKPLDLTKPPSPLYAPGPASPAGTEYSMHSMSPSTMVPSSTSAAEIAAAGGPQNSTVHRVQLDFKPTLEDELGLKAGQLVRLLHEYDDGWALCIRLDRSQQGVVPRTCLSTRPVKPRPAQNGPRVVPQGGYNRGGNGNNTGGFPSPPGQQQNGGWQSAERSESPGSFYSTNQGFSPSPGGGGSGGIGTMRGQGGGEYEMQMGGLSPAPGQAY; via the exons ATGCGTTGGGGtaggggaagaagaaacaagcAGCGAGAGCTCGTGGAGCTTGATGATCCAGAGGTGGTTTGGATGAAACGAAACATTATCGAATGGTTTTACCGTGATACGAGCCGATCGGAAGAGAATAGAGAGAAGGGATGGGAAAACAGGAAAACGGCGCAGTGTAGCGACGATCCCAAGAAGGGGGGACAAGGGGAGGCACAGCAAACTGCAACTC CTACGATGACAGCACGAGAAAGGATGAGGAATGATGTGGTAGAGGTGGAGGCGGTCATTGCTGCGGCGCCGGCTACGAGGACAgcggaggagaagccacTAAAGACACCACATATCGAGCTGCGAGGCCTGGAGGGGAGACAGGAAGCGATATTACCTGACCAGATCGACCCAGTGACCAACGCCCCCAACGACAGAATCATCATCGACAATTCGCCAGTGACCTCAACCCTCGTGGCACCTAGCGTCACCCCGGAGGTGTCAACCTCTCGAGGCACGCCATCATCCAGACCAACACAGGATACGAACACCAACACTGGCAACGCCGACGAAGGCGTAAGCGTCGCGGTCAAAGCTGGCATCGCAATGGGCGTCCTCGCCGGCGTGCTAGTACTCTTCGTGGTGGTCTGGTTGATAATGAGCAtgcgcaagaagaagcaagccCGCAGACGCCAGCAGATCGAGGACGATGAAAAGATCCACGGACCTTTCTCCGACAGCGCAGCCATATCGAGAAGCCcgcccgctgctgctgcccccaGCGCGGCTCCCAGACTGAGCCTCCGTCCGGTTTCTCAGCTGTGGCAGAACTTGGCTCCTAGCGGGCACCCCGAGCGGAGGGCTTCTAGGGGTATCCAGCTCACCGTCAACCCCGCCGGCCCGTCTCATTCCCCGACAAACTCTCTGTCGCCGTTGAATCGTCCTAACCAAGGGGGTTCAGCTTGGGAGCGCCACAGGATGCAGTCTACCACCCCCACCGGGGACAACCGCCCTGGCACCCAAGGGAGCGTTTACTCCCTCAATCCCTTCCACGACAGCCACTCCACCAGGAACTACAACAACGAGCCCGTCAGCCCGGTGTCTACACTCGCGCCAGAGTTCCCTGCCGTCCCTAGCAAAAACCGCTCTCCAACACCAGAGCCAGTATCCCCAATAGATCAGGACACTGACCTCCCCGATTTTGGCGCCGGCTCCAAGCCTCTAACCCGCAAGACgtccatcaaccaccacaataAGGGGTTGCCCAAACCACTGGACCTGACGAAGCCACCGTCCCCGTTATACGCCCCCGGCCCGGCATCCCCAGCAGGAACAGAATACAGCATGCACTCCATGTCCCCCTCAACTAtggtcccctcctccacatcagCAGCCGAAATCGCCGCTGCCGGCGGGCCCCAAAACTCAACTGTGCATCGTGTCCAGCTCGATTTCAAGCCCACTCTCGAGGACGAATTAGGTCTCAAGGCGGGACAGCTGGTGCGGTTGCTGCACGAGTATGATGACGGCTGGGCGCTTTGTATTAGGCTTGATCGGTCGCAGCAGGGGGTTGTGCCGAGGACTTGCTTGTCTACCCGGCCGGTGAAGCCCAGGCCGGCGCAGAACGGGCCGAGGGTTGTGCCCCAGGGGGGGTATAATAggggtgggaatgggaataACACGGGGGGGTTTCCATCCCCGCCGGGGCAGCAACAAAATGGGGGTTGGCAGAGCGCGGAGAGGTCCGAGAGCCCGGGGAGTTTTTACTCGACGAACCAGGGGTTCAGTCCCAGtccggggggtggtgggagtggtgggattgGAACGATGAGGGGGCAAGGGGGGGGCGAGTATGAGATgcagatgggggggttgagccCGGCGCCCGGGCAGGCTTATTAG
- a CDS encoding hypothetical protein (EggNog:ENOG503PHN5) yields the protein MRRQETPEQTQDTMVATTLAQDDSPFFSLLPPEIRELIYQDIWSESGSRQHIYKDNDTWSHVPCVADYSTGDTRFEKFTQSARGSQEEYYWVKRLKSEWCYHWCCEQSTAKWHRAQNPNDSWKEENVGHAGPSGFMNPMLVCKRMYREALPSLVANTTFVFTDLLEAHGWLSLYGGNPEKLPIRSLEICILTTQLMTELYFPTSEENEGPNPTFGHGNSSNGRSEDSHPGITMHSNPWQRVCDQLALLPNLHSLHIWFHTRDLRDWHKRMSETRFFAKLFNVKVKDRNQFVLALPDLPLKPKRGLPSHHFFENETLEGAPFVVERGPRPNNWRVHLMASGLRGP from the exons ATGAGACGACAAGAGACACCAGAACAGACACAGGACACCATGGTGGCCACCACCTTAGCCCAGGACGACTCCCCGTTCTTTTCCCTCCTGCCACCGGAGATTCGGGAGTTGATCTACCAGGACATCTGGAGCGAGAGTGGTTCAAGGCAACACATATACAAGGACAACGACACGTGGTCTCATGTTCCCTGCGTGGCAGACTACTCCACTGGAGATACTCGTTTTGAGAAGTTCACCCAGAGCGCCAGAGGATCGCAGGAGGAGTACTACTGGGTGAAGCGGTTGAAGTCAGAATGGTGTTATCACTGGTGCTGCGAGCAGTCGACAGCCAAATGGCACAGGGCCCAAAACCCCAACGACTCGTGGAAAGAGGAGAATGTCGGACATGCCGGGCCCAGCGGCTTCATGAACCCCATGCTGGTGTGTAAGAGGAT GTACCGCGaagccctcccctccctcgtcgccaacaccaccttcGTCTTCACCGACCTCCTCGAAGCACACGGATGGCTCTCCCTCTACGGCGGCAACCCCGAAAAGCTCCCCATCCGCTCCCTCGAAATCtgcatcctcaccacccagcTCATGACCGAGCTCTACTTCCCAACCTCGGAAGAAAACGAAGGCCCCAACCCTACCTTTGGCcacggcaacagcagcaacggtCGCAGCGAGGACTCCCACCCCGGCATCACGATGCACTCCAACCCCTGGCAGCGCGTCTGCGACCAGCTCGCCCTCCTGCCCAACCTGCACAGCCTCCACATCTGGTTCCACACGAGGGACCTCCGGGACTGGCACAAGCGCATGAGCGAAACCCGCTTCTTTGCCAAGCTCTTCAacgtcaaggtcaaggacaGGAACCAGTTTGTGTTGGCCCTCCCGGACCTGCCCCTCAAGCCAAAGCGTGGACTGCCCAGCCACCACTTTTTTGAGAACGAGACCCTGGAGGGCGCACCGTTTGTGGTTGAGAGGGGACCGAGACCGAATAATTGGCGAGTGCATCTGATGGCTTCGGGGTTGAGGGGCCCATGA